Proteins from a genomic interval of Osmia bicornis bicornis chromosome 13, iOsmBic2.1, whole genome shotgun sequence:
- the LOC114873645 gene encoding septation ring formation regulator EzrA-like, whose translation MENNSEVESFSQNDSVSSIASNARYREDAILLEQQSLLQLLQKAISETNEEHIAFGKEISPLLNKLSLEPQFLPNDIKEGLQKVALIMRSEKLADFNDATLNIVKEREKIEEKKRQHEEKQLSLSYDDIFRKHTIFSKKLNNLQEAVNSLESFIEDAQKEHDDNYCNRVSLSTKLQEYQQTTEKLETDLLDMQIEDVYPQKILNKYNRYLEMSGELAELNQCLNQYGDLPPNLLQAKALLEVKQKEYETLENTFLDKTSYS comes from the exons atGGAAAATAACAGTGAA GTGGAATCATTTTCACAGAATGATTCTGTATCAAGTATTGCTTCAAATGCCAGGTATAGGGAAGATGCTATTCTGTTAGAGCAGCAATCATTACTTCAACTTTTGCAAAAGGCAATATCAGAAACGAATGAAGAACATATCGCATttggaaaagaaatttcacccttattgaataaattaagTTTGGAACCACAATTTCTACCTAATGATATTAAAGAAGGATTGCAAAAAGTAGCTTTAATTATGAGGTCTGAAAAGCTGGCTGATTTCAATGATGCTACACTGAATATAGTAAAGGAAAGggagaaaatagaagaaaagaaaaggcaaCATGAAGAAAAGCAATTATCATTATCATATGATGATATTTTCAGAAAACATactatattttcaaaaaaattgaataatttacaagAAGCTGTAAATTCTCTTGAGAGTTTTATTGAAGATGCTCAAAAAGAACACGATGATAATTACTGTAATCGTGTTTCATTATCTACAAAGTTGCAAGAATACCAACAAACTACAGAGAAATTGGAAACTGATTTATTGGATATGCAAATTGAAGATGTTTACCCacaaaagatattaaataaatataataggTATTTGGAAATGTCAGGAGAATTAGCAGAACTTAATCAGTGTCTTAATCAGTATGGTGATTTGCCACCAAATTTACTTCAAGCTAAAGCTTTGCTTGAAGTTAAACAGAAGGAATACGAAACCTTGGAGAATACATTTCTGGACAAAACAAGTTATTCTTAA